Proteins found in one Triticum aestivum cultivar Chinese Spring chromosome 4D, IWGSC CS RefSeq v2.1, whole genome shotgun sequence genomic segment:
- the LOC123100620 gene encoding KHG/KDPG aldolase: MLVVAAAQLPLLASQSPRRDPPRPPKALAAILRSRVIACLRAQDGETAMQAAHAAVRGGVSVLEIVMSTPGVLEVVEDLRKSYPSLTFGVGTVLNADDARKAIKAGAQFLMSPGTVMEILHDLDGSEVLYIPGVLTPTEVISACNAGAKVVKVYPVSAIGGEMYMSALKKPFPLVPMVASQGITIGSIKSYMEAGASAVVLSDAIFDKELMRERDFIGISALANQATLQASQCGR, translated from the exons ATGCTCGTCGTCGCCGCAGCACAGCTGCCTCTTCTCGCCTCCCAGTCTCCTCGGCGAGACCCGCCGCGGCCACCGAAAGCGCTCGCCGCCATACTGCGCTCGCGCGTCATCGCCTGCCTCCGCGCGCAAGA TGGCGAGACGGCGATGCAGGCGGCCCACGCGGCCGTTCGCGGCGGCGTCTCCGTG CTAGAAATTGTAATGTCCACTCCTGGAGTGCTAGAG GTTGTTGAGGATCTTCGCAAGAGTTACCCTTCCTTGACATTTGGG GTTGGTACGGTCTTAAATGCTGATGATGCAAGGAAAGCCATTAAAGCTGGTGCACAGTTTCTCATGAGCCCTGGCACAGTCATG GAAATACTTCATGATCTTGACGGAAGTGAAGTTCTATATATTCCAGGAGTGCTTACTCCAACTGAG GTTATATCTGCTTGCAATGCTGGTGCTAAAGTCGTTAAG GTGTACCCAGTTTCAGCGATTGGTGGAGAGATGTACATGTCTGCTCTAAAGAAACCATTTCCTCTTGTACCAATGGTTGCTTCGCAAGGAATTACCATAG GTTCAATCAAGTCGTACATGGAGGCAGGGGCATCTGCAGTGGTGCTGTCCGATGCTATCTTCGACAAAGAGTTGATGAGAGAAAGGGATTTCATTGGAATTTCAGCGCTCGCAAATCAGGCCACTTTACAGGCATCACAGTGTGGAAGATGA